Proteins encoded in a region of the Triplophysa dalaica isolate WHDGS20190420 chromosome 10, ASM1584641v1, whole genome shotgun sequence genome:
- the LOC130430664 gene encoding receptor-type tyrosine-protein phosphatase C-like, which produces MARFFGLGPLILVLCVALCNANTETTNPTPTSAKDLPTDTTGVGSSTETTETVQSQTIQTSSPSLTPSLQHNNTDTEGNVMCVFEYYIKCYTISDDHQVSFTVVTSPSPARTPSLTSQTEDQEGSGSESIKSTQTIQTSSPSPSLTPSHQHNNTATEVTSPSPALTPSLISQTEDKVGSSSENIKPNQTIQTSSPSLTPSLQHNNTATEGNVMCVFEYYIKCYTISDDHQVSFTVVTSPSPALTPSLTSQTEDQVGSSSENIKPNQTIQTSSPSLTPSLQHDHTSTEVTGPLPARTSPPTSQPEEKGAENKTTSLANTTSSNSSTVLPSSTTITPSTDPAEPKCNFTAAMTKYGAEVEIFNGSDNATYTVTIRETTKNVITIKGVKENVTIPFHQLKPCTNYTVEVKKCSESRNVTFNTHTDEKSVSHSVKYLNDTVVCYKDGKWNLRKCVEIKHETACKTLPLNVTLDTCNYTIMAMLPPDKPNITYTETIPTQFMWHNKSQHCNDTQMQVKCTRDSWSRTFALNQNVSFLPNKEYKCTGEYPFEKNTTKSEEIQVNITCDWQKNKSSLFKNITSRSFVMSWKSQNDENCPGIELYYEARCNNGYDGKNCTQNKNKTSDTDCSFHGLKPYTIYKCEIRAKVNTSDQSDTGHYIISTGEERTLPDKPILIESFQLVHLPSHNSINVECKGINQWNGGTGNYIAKLKNKGITEKSETNKSCSFTFKDLYYLTDYTIEVTAKNEQGIVSDPLLQKKSTKYSLFFQITTKAVIGFLAFLIILTSIALLFVLYKIFILKRKRNDREDDVIPLIQPLRNVEPILADNLVDAYKKKVADEGRLFMDEFQSIPRIFSNYTIKEAKKQGNQSRNRYVDILPYDYNRVVLSTDADNDYINASFIEGYKEPKKYIAAQGPKDETIDDFWRMIWEQKSSIIVMVTRCEEGNKSKCAQYWPYLERETEIYEDFVVKIRSEEHCPDYIIRHLLLSNKREKASEREVTQIQFISWPDHGVPGDPSLLLKLRRRVNSFKNFFSGPIVVHCSAGVGRTGTYTCIDAMIESLEAEGRMDIYGYVAKLRRQRCLMVQVEAQYILIHQALIEHNQFGETEIPLSEFHSQLNGLRQKDGDDPSLLELEYQKLPKFKNWRTFKTASSEENKKKNRMSSVVPYDFNRVLFRLEMEPNQTSDPEDEDEYSSSEDEEESNEYINASFINGYWCPKSLIAAQGPLPDTRADFLRILYQQQTKTLVMLTDCKENETDYCSQYWGDEKIVFGEMEIEVKKTESFPAYVKRRLEIQSTKKKEVLEVDQYQFLRWKNSELPENAQDLMEMMRHIRESGGYNNSKTNRNIPIVVHCQNGSARTGIFCALWNIMDSASTEKLVDILQAVKNVRRERQGMIQTFEQYQFLYEALEGAFSVQNGGVKSPASDSLQIINETQQALLSEPASSTGPDQKEEESNAKESTEKEDTPAAVTETTSAEPSPAEGASEITSTEGTTNGPAVTVDV; this is translated from the exons ATGGCGAGATTTTTCGGACTAGGTCCTTTGATTTTGGTCCTATGCGTGGCTCTGT GTAATGCGAACACTG AGACCACTAACCCCACACCTACCAGTGCAAAAGATCTACCTACAGACACCACAGGAG TAGGAAGCTCTACTGAAACTACAGAAACAGTTCAGAGTCAGACAATCCAAACATCCTCACCCTCACTCACCCCCTCACTTCAACATAACAACACAGATACTGAAGGTAacgtcatgtgtgtgtttgagtattatataaaatgttacacAATATCAGATGATCATCAGGTATCTTTTACCGTAGTAACAAGCCCCTCACCCGCACGCACTCCTTCTCTGACCTCACAAACAGAAGATCAAG AAGGAAGCGGTTCTGAAAGTATTAAGTCGACTCAGACAATCCAAACATCCTCACCCTCACCCTCACTCACCCCCTCACATCAACATAACAACACAGCTACTGAAG TAACAAGCCCCTCACCCGCACTCACTCCATCTCTGATCTCACAAACAGAAGATAAAG TAGGAAGCAGTTCTGAAAATATTAAGCCGAATCAGACAATCCAAACATCCTCACCCTCACTCACCCCCTCACTTCAACATAACAACACAGCTACTGAAGGTAacgtcatgtgtgtgtttgagtattatataaaatgttacacAATATCAGATGATCATCAGGTATCTTTTACCGTAGTAACAAGCCCCTCACCCGCACTCACTCCATCTCTGACCTCACAAACAGAAGATCAAG TAGGAAGCAGTTCTGAAAATATTAAGCCGAATCAGACAATCCAAACATCCTCACCCTCACTCACCCCCTCACTTCAACATGACCACACATCTACTGAAG TTACAGGCCCCTTACCCGCACGCACTTCCCCACCGACCTCACAACCAGAAGAGAAAG GTGCAGAGAATAAAACCACCTCACTTGCAAACACCACCTCCAGCAACTCCAGCACAGTCTTACCCTcatccaccaccatcacccccAGCACAG ACCCTGCAGAACCCAAAT GCAATTTCACTGCTGCGATGACTAAATATGGTGCAGAGGTGGAGATTTTCAATGGCTCTGATAATGCAACATACACTGTCACGATAAGAGAAACTACAAAGAATGTGATCACAATAAAAGGCGTAAAGGAAAACGTCACAATACCATTTCATCAGTTAAAACCATGCACCAACTACACCGTTGAAGTAAAGAAATGTTCAGAATCCAGAAATGTCACTTTTAACACTCATACTG ATGAGAAAAGTGTCTCTCATTCTGTGAAATACCTGAATGATACAGTGGTCTGTTACAAAGATGGAAAGTGGAATTTGAGaaaatgtgttgaaataaaacatgaaaccgCATGCAAAACTCTGCCGTTAAACGTAACCCTTGACACATGTAACTACACAATAATGGCCATGTTGCCCCCAG ACAAACCTAACATAACCTATACTGAAACAATCCCCACTCAGTTTATGTGGCATAATAAATCACAGCACTGCAATGACACACAAATGCAAGTCAAATGCACCAGAGATT cgTGGAGtcgtacttttgctttaaatcaGAATGTGTCATTTTTACCCAACAAAGAGTATAAATGCACTGGAGAATATCCTTTTGAGAAAAATACCACCAAGAGTGAAGAGATTCAAGTTAACATAACATGTG ATTGGCAAAAGAATAAATCAAGCCTATTTAAGAATATTACAAGCAGATCCTTCGTCATGTCATGGAAATCACAGAATGATGAGAACTGCCCAGGGATTGAATTGTACTATGAAGCCAGATGCAATAATGGATACGATG ggaaaaactgtacacaaaacaagaacaaaacaagTGACACAGACTGCAGCTTTCATGGTTTGAAAccatatactatatataaatgtgaaattagaGCCAAAGTCAACACCAGTGACCAAAGTGACACCGGTCACTACATAATCTCTACTGGAGAAGAAAGAACACTTCCCGACA AACCTATTTTAATAGAATCATTTCAGCTGGTACATTTGCCATCCCATAATTCAATTAACGTAGAATGCAAAGGCATAAACCAATGGAATGGAGGAACGGGAAATTATATAGCCAAACTCAAAAACAAGGGAATAACTGAAAAAAGCGAAACTAATAAGAGTTGTTCATTCACATTTAAAGACCTTTACTACCTAACCGATTATACAATTGAG GTTACAGCCAAAAATGAGCAAGGAATTGTATCTGACCCGTTACTTCAAAAGAAATCTACTAA GTACTCGTTGTTTTTTCAGATAACGACTAAGGCTGTTATTGGATTTCTGGCATTCCTCATTATTTTGACATCAATTGCGCTTCTTTTTGTGCTGTACAAAATCTTCATCCTCAAGCGAAAGCG GAATGATAGAGAGGATGATGTAATTCCCCTCATAC AACCGCTGCGTAACGTCGAGCCCATCCTAGCAGATAATTTAGTGGACGCCTATAAAAAGAAGGTTGCTGATGAGGGACGTCTTTTTATGGATGAGTTTCAG AGCATTCCCCGTATTTTCTCTAACTACACCATTAAAGAGGCGAAGAAGCAGGGAAACCAGTCCAGGAATCGCTATGTGGACATTTTGCCAT ATGATTATAATCGTGTTGTGCTCTCGACTGATGCCGACAATGACTACATCAACGCCAGCTTTATCGAG GGGTACAAAGAGCCGAAGAAATACATTGCAGCCCAAG GACCCAAGGATGAGACCATTGATGATTTCTGGAGAATGATCTGGGAGCAGAAGTCATCCATCATCGTCATGGTTACTCGTTGTGAGGAAGGAAATAAG AGCAAATGTGCGCAGTACTGGCCTTATTTagagagagaaactgaaatATACGAAGATTTTGTAGTGAAAATCAGATCAGAGGAACACTGCCCGGATTACATCATTCGCCACCTACTCTTATCCAAT aaacGAGAGAAAGCCTCTGAAAGAGAAGTCACTCAGATTCAGTTCATAAGCTGGCCGGATCATGGTGTACCTGGAGACCCCAGTCTGCTTCTGAAGCTCAGGAGAAGAGTCAACTCCTTCAAGAACTTCTTCAGTGGTCCTATCGTGGTCCACTGCAG CGCGGGGGTCGGACGCACAGGAACCTACACTTGCATTGATGCCATGATTGAAAGTCTTGAGGCGGAGGGCAGAATGGACATTTATGGATATGTAGCCAAACTACGTCGCCAGCGCTGCCTCATGGTTCAAGTGGAG gCCCAGTACATATTGATCCACCAAGCTCTGATAGAACATAACCAGTTCGGAGAAACAGAAATCCCGCTGTCTGAATTCCACTCACAGCTCAACGGTCTCAGACAGAAAGATGGAGATGACCCCAGCTTGCTTGAATTGGAGTACCAG AAACTCCCCAAGTTTAAAAACTGgagaacatttaaaacagcaaGCAGCGAGGAGAACAAGAAGAAAAATCGCATGTCGTCTGTTGTCCCAT ATGATTTTAACCGAGTCCTGTTTAGACTGGAGATGGAGCCCAACCAGACCAGCGATCCAGAGGATGAGGACGAGTATTCTTCATCAGAGGATGAGGAGGAATCAAATGAATACATAAATGCTTCATTTATTAAT GGTTACTGGTGTCCGAAGAGTCTGATCGCAGCACAGGGGCCTTTGCCCGACACAAGAGCAGACTTCCTGCGGATACTGTATCAACAACAAACTAAAACATTAGTCATGCTTACCGATTGCAAAGAAAATGAGACG GATTATTGCTCGCAGTACTGGGGAGATGAAAAGATTGTGTTCGGAGAGATGGAAATCGAGGTGAAAAAGACGGAAAGTTTCCCAGCGTACGTTAAACGGCGTTTGGAAATCCAGTCCACAAAG AAGAAAGAGGTGCTTGAAGTGGACCAGTATCAGTTCCTCAGGTGGAAAAACAGTGAGCTTCCAGAGAACGCTCAGGACTTGATGGAGATGATGAGGCACATCAGAGAGAGCGGTGGTTATAATAACAGCAAAACCAACCGGAATATTCCCATCGTGGTGCACTGCCA AAATGGATCTGCTCGTACCGGAATCTTCTGtgcattgtggaatatcatggACAGCGCATCTACGGAGAAGCTGGTGGATATTTTACAGGCGGTCAAAAATGTGCGCAGGGAGAGACAGGGAATGATCCAGACATTT GAACAGTATCAGTTCCTCTATGAGGCACTAGAGGGCGCCTTTTCTGTGCAGAACGGTGGTGTAAAGTCCCCGGCTTCAGACAGTTTGCAAATCATCAACGAAACCCAGCAAGCACTCCTCTCTGAACCCGCCAGCAGTACCGGCCCAGACCAGAAGGAGGAGGAAAGCAATGCCAAAGAGAGCACTGAGAAGGAAGACACTCCTGCCGCTGTCACAGAAACTACCAGCGCTGAACCATCACCAGCAGAGGGAGCCAGTGAGATAACCTCCACTGAGGGCACCACAAACGGACCGGCTGTCACTGTAGACGTTTAA